Proteins encoded by one window of bacterium:
- the tsaB gene encoding tRNA (adenosine(37)-N6)-threonylcarbamoyltransferase complex dimerization subunit type 1 TsaB has translation MRVLAIEVSTPRGSVAVVGPQGTISERSADVPGAHLEWLLGAVTAVLGDAHMGSGDVDALSVSLGPGGFVGLRIGVATAAAWAHATGRPLVGVPTLDVIAAGAVADAGSSSAGLVLSVADARRGEVAAALYRCGTGSADLVRLTPDLLVAPSAIRDLLPPIDEPIVVAGDGLRLHAPAILEALHPWASQDSPDRRWPRASVLGAIGRARLLRGERHDPMQLVPIYARGPEARAWEERSSVVEKGDA, from the coding sequence ATGCGCGTGCTCGCCATCGAGGTCAGTACGCCGCGCGGGAGCGTGGCGGTCGTGGGCCCACAGGGGACCATCTCCGAGCGGTCGGCGGACGTGCCCGGTGCCCACCTCGAGTGGCTGCTGGGCGCAGTTACCGCGGTCCTGGGCGATGCCCACATGGGGTCCGGGGACGTGGACGCGCTGTCCGTGTCGCTGGGACCGGGCGGCTTCGTCGGGCTGCGCATCGGCGTGGCCACCGCCGCGGCCTGGGCCCATGCAACCGGCCGCCCGCTGGTCGGGGTCCCGACACTCGATGTGATCGCCGCGGGCGCCGTTGCGGACGCGGGCTCCAGTTCTGCCGGCCTGGTGCTGTCCGTCGCCGATGCCCGGCGCGGCGAGGTGGCCGCGGCGCTCTACCGGTGCGGGACAGGGTCCGCGGATCTCGTGAGGTTGACCCCCGACCTGCTGGTGGCTCCGAGCGCGATCCGCGACCTGTTGCCCCCGATTGACGAGCCCATCGTTGTGGCGGGCGATGGGCTCCGGCTACACGCGCCGGCGATCCTGGAGGCCCTTCATCCGTGGGCCTCCCAGGATTCGCCCGATCGCCGGTGGCCCCGTGCATCGGTGCTCGGGGCGATCGGCCGGGCGCGGCTACTGCGTGGGGAGCGCCACGACCCCATGCAGTTGGTGCCGATCTACGCGCGCGGGCCCGAGGCGCGGGCGTGGGAGGAACGGTCTTCCGTGGTCGAGAAAGGTGACGCGTAA
- the tsaE gene encoding tRNA (adenosine(37)-N6)-threonylcarbamoyltransferase complex ATPase subunit type 1 TsaE, with protein sequence MRVAVETSSPEATESLGRRIGAQLRPGDTVALVGPLGSGKTVLARGLALGAGATGHMASPSFVVIREYAGPVRVYHADLYRLEHPGDLVHLGLEDLMDGDGIVIVEWADRAPWILPADHLWIECAFGESDTYRTFVLSAPIGMADRVAFAAEK encoded by the coding sequence ATGCGCGTAGCCGTCGAGACCTCCTCACCCGAGGCCACCGAGTCCCTGGGGCGACGCATCGGCGCGCAGCTGCGCCCGGGGGATACGGTGGCGCTGGTGGGCCCGCTGGGGTCCGGCAAGACCGTGTTGGCCCGAGGCCTGGCGCTCGGCGCCGGGGCGACCGGGCACATGGCCAGCCCCTCCTTTGTGGTAATCCGCGAGTACGCCGGTCCGGTGCGCGTCTACCACGCCGATCTCTACCGCCTGGAGCACCCCGGCGATCTGGTTCACCTGGGCCTGGAGGATCTGATGGACGGGGACGGCATCGTCATCGTGGAATGGGCCGACCGTGCTCCGTGGATCCTGCCGGCGGATCACCTTTGGATTGAGTGCGCCTTCGGTGAATCCGACACCTACCGCACGTTCGTCCTGAGCGCGCCCATTGGGATGGCAGACCGAGTCGCCTTCGCGGCGGAGAAGTGA